In Cystobacter ferrugineus, the DNA window CGCGCGAACCTCGGGAGGCCAAGGAGCCGCGTGAGCCTCGGGAGGCGCGCGAGCCCAAGCCGCCGCGCGAGCCGGTGAACGTCCCCAAGGAGCTGACGTTCAAGCCCTTCAGCGTGCTGACGGCGACGAAGGCGGAGCCCACCAAGCCCGAGGAGGGCTCGGACACGGAAGGTTGAGATATGCCGAAGCGGCTGGGTGAACGGCTCGTCGAAGCGGGCCTGGTCACGAGCGAGTCCATCCAGAAGGCGCTGGAGCACCAGAAGATCACCGGCCACCGGCTGGGAGATTGTCTGGTGGAGATCGGCCTGCTCCAGGAATCGGGGTTGCTGCGATTCCTGGCGGCCGAGTTCCAGACCCGCTTCGTCTCGGCCGAGAAGCTGGCCAAGGCACGCATCGCCACGGAGGTGCTGGACAAGGTGCCCGTGCGGCTGGCGGAGGCGCAGAACGTGCTTCCGCTGGCGATCGATCCGGAGCGCAAGCTCCTGTCGGTGGTGGCGGCCGAGCCGCAGAACAAGAAGTTGATGGACGAGATCGCCCTGGTGACGGGCATGGCCGAGGTCTACGCGTACGTGGGCCTGCGCAGCTCCATCGCCGCGGCCATCCGCAAGCACTACTACGGGGACCCCACGGCCTTCGCGTCGCTGGAGCTGGGCGGCCACATGCGCGCGGACGTCAACGCGATGGCCACCGCCTTCGAGAACACCTCCGGGACGTCGCCCAAGGCGAGCCTCCAGCTCCGGCTCGACACGGAGACCCGCAACCGGCTGCAACGTCCGGGCACGCAGACGCGCGCGGGCACGCGGGGGGATGCGCTCCTGGCCTCGCGCGGCACCGTGTCGGACGGCGACTACATCGAGACCTTGAACATCCTGGTGTCGATGATGGAGCGCGAGCACAAGCACCACCGGGGGCACTCGGCGCAGCTCGCGCGCCAGGCGGCGGTGGTGGCGCGGCGGCTGGGCATGGCGCCCAAGGACGTGACGGCGGTGAGCATCGCCGGCCTGCTGCACGACCTGGGCAAGCCCGCCGAGCGCCATTTCTGCCTGGCGAGCAACGCGGTCAATCCCGAGTGGATGGCCGAGGCGAAGCGCTACTGCCGCGTCCCCACCAGGCTCTTCGAGACGGTGAACCTGCCGGTGCAGGTGAACACCATGCTCGCGCAGCTCTACGAGGCCTATGACGGCTCGGGCACGCCCCAGGGCGCCAAGGGTGACGACATCACCCTGGGCGCGCGCATCCTCGCGGCGGTGGACAGCTACCTGGAGCTGACGAAGAACCCGGCCAACGCGCTCGGCAAGCTGCACAGCAAGGCCAGGGCGCTCGAGCACCTGAAGGAGAACGCGGGGAAGCTGTACGACCCGCTGGTGGCGAACATCGTCGCGCAGGTGCAGAGCGGCGAGCTGTTGCGGCAACGGCTCGTCAACGACGGCCGGCAGATCTTCATCGTGGAGCCCGAGCAGGGCACGCGCACCGGACTGCTGGAGGCCGTGCAGAAGCAGGGGCTGGTGGCGTATGCGCTGTCGCTGCTGGACGGGGCGTACGACGCGCTGGTGCATCAGGAGTGCGACGTGCTCGCGGTGGGGCTGAAGTTCGGCATCGACGAGGTGGTGGCCCTGCTCCAGGCAGCGCGCGCCTCGGCGGAACACGCGGGCCTGCCCCTGGTGGTGCTCGGAGATCCGGACCCGGGCCTGCGCGAGCG includes these proteins:
- a CDS encoding HD domain-containing phosphohydrolase, whose product is MPKRLGERLVEAGLVTSESIQKALEHQKITGHRLGDCLVEIGLLQESGLLRFLAAEFQTRFVSAEKLAKARIATEVLDKVPVRLAEAQNVLPLAIDPERKLLSVVAAEPQNKKLMDEIALVTGMAEVYAYVGLRSSIAAAIRKHYYGDPTAFASLELGGHMRADVNAMATAFENTSGTSPKASLQLRLDTETRNRLQRPGTQTRAGTRGDALLASRGTVSDGDYIETLNILVSMMEREHKHHRGHSAQLARQAAVVARRLGMAPKDVTAVSIAGLLHDLGKPAERHFCLASNAVNPEWMAEAKRYCRVPTRLFETVNLPVQVNTMLAQLYEAYDGSGTPQGAKGDDITLGARILAAVDSYLELTKNPANALGKLHSKARALEHLKENAGKLYDPLVANIVAQVQSGELLRQRLVNDGRQIFIVEPEQGTRTGLLEAVQKQGLVAYALSLLDGAYDALVHQECDVLAVGLKFGIDEVVALLQAARASAEHAGLPLVVLGDPDPGLRERLMMCGATAVLPPTALAEAARTLKTLYEERIRHNGPARVVRGGMDELPGPELFKCLGGGRKSGRLHLKYHAHEGFLHLEKGRVVFASAAGQSGEPALQTLLGFTQADFRYDPDSLLLDVPQLDLELESLAQRLVPRRSSVYVPTV